TTCTGAACGACTGCACAATAATATCTGGGTCAAGCGCGAAGATCGTCAGCCAGTAAATAGCTTTAAACTACGCGGTGCTTACGCAATGATTTCTAGCCTTTCAGCAGAACAAAAAGCAGCAGGCGTAATAGCGGCATCTGCAGGTAACCATGCGCAAGGCGTGGCATTATCAGCGAAACAATTAGGCTTAAAAGCATTAATTGTTATGCCACAAAACACCCCAAGCATTAAAGTGGATGCAGTGCGTGGATTTGGTGGCGAAGTGTTGCTACACGGAGTTAATTTTGATGAAGCGAAAGCAAAAGCGATTGAGCTTTCAAAAGAAAAAAATATGACATTTATTCCTCCATTCGATCATCCATTAGTGATCGCTGGACAAGGCACTTTAGCGATGGAAATGCTACAACAAGTGGCAGATTTGGATTATGTGTTTGTACAAGTCGGCGGCGGCGGTTTAGCTGCAGGTGTGGCAATTTTGCTTAAGCAATTTATGCCAGAAATTAAAATCATCGGTGTAGAATCAAAGGATTCTGCATGCTTAAAAGCGGCTCTTGATAAAGGCGAACCAACAGATTTAACTCACGTTGGATTATTTGCCGATGGCGTTGCCGTAAAACGCATTGGCGACGAAACATTCCGCCTATGCCAACAATATCTTGATGATATGGTATTGGTCGATAGTGATGAAGTGTGTGCAGCAATGAAAGATTTGTTTGAGAACGTTCGTGCTGTTGCAGAACCATCTGGTGCATTAGGTTTAGCCGGTTTGAAAAAATATGCGAAACAAAACCATATTGAAGGCAAAAATATGGCGGCAATTTTGTCTGGCGCAAACTTGAATTTCCACACATTACGTTATGTATCTGAACGTTGTGAAATTGGCGAAAACCGAGAAGCTTTATTAGCCGTGAGCATGCCTGAACAACCCGGTAGTTTCTTAAAATTTGCTTATGTATTAGGTAACCGAGCTGTAACCGAATTCAGTTATCGTTGTGCAGATGATAAACGTGCTTGCGTGTTTGTTGGGGTAAGAACGACAAATGAGCAAGAAAAAGCAGATATTATTGCAGACCTCACTAAAAATGGTTTTGATGTTGAGGATATGTCTGATGATGATATTGCGAAAACGCATGTTCGCTATTTAATGGGTGGTCGTGCAGCCAATGATAATGAACGCTTATATACGTTCGAATTCCCAGAGCAAAAAGGTGCGTTATTAAAATTCTTGGAAACCTTGCAAAATCGTTGGAATATTTCATTATTCCATTATCGTGCCCACGGTGCGGACTATGGAAATATCCTTGCTGGTTTCCAAATTGAAGAACACGAACAAGCAGAATTTGAACAGACACTTGCCCAACTCAATTATGTTTTTGAAGATGTAACAGAAAGCAAATCTTATCGTTATTTCTTACGTTAATCTTATAAAAAAGGCGTGATATTTTTCACGCCTTTGTATTATTCAAACTCTAATTCCACCGCACTTTCGCCAAGTAAATTCACCAATTCCGTCAGAATTTCATCTGTTGGAATAATTGACCATTGCACGCCCAAACGTAACAACGCACGACCTTTCGGACTTTGATAATACACGTTAATCGGCAAGGTTCCACCACTCACTGGCTCAAGTAATGCTTTAAGTTGTTTAATGAAACTTGGTGTAATTTGATGCTCAGAAAGACTAATAGCTAAGGATTTGACATAACGAGAACGTGCTTCGTCTAAGGTCATTAACTCTCGCACCGCCATTTTTAATCCGCCAGAAAAATCATCAAAGCTCACTTGCCCTGATGCAACCACAACGGTATCTTTTTGTAACTTCTCACCAAATTGCTCTAGGCTTTCGCCAAATAATGTTAAATCTAAGCGACCAGAACGATCGTCTAATGTGGCAATGCCTAAGCGATTGCCTTTTTTTGTGATTGCAATTCGTGATGAGACCAATAATCCCGCCACAGTGCTAATTTGTCCACGGCGATTTGGTGCAAGATCTTTCAACCTTGTCGATGTGTAATGGGAAAGTTCTTTCAAATAACGGCTAACAGGATGGCTGCTTAAATAAAGCCCCAAGGTTTCTCGTTCGCCATCAAGAATTTGTTTTTCAGTGTAAGGTGGTGTATTAGCATAGGCATTTTCCACTTCTTCATGGGTTTCAGTCAGCACACCGAACATATCCGTTTGTCCCATTGCTTCATCTTTCGCATGCTGATCGGACGTTCTAAGCGCATCTTCTAAATTCTTAGAAAGTGCGGCGCGATGTGGGCCTAATTTATCAAAGGCACCCGACATAATTAGGCTTTCAAAGGTGCGGCGGTTAATTTTTTTCAAATCTACACGAGCGCATAAATCGAATAAATCTTTGAAAATACCCCCTTCATTTCTTGCCGTCACAAGTGCTTCAATCGGGCCTTCTCCTACCCCTTTAATCGCACCAATACCATACACAATTTCGCCTTGTTCATTGACGCTAAAATGATGTTTACCAATATTAATATCGGGAGGTGTCACTTTTAAGCCCATACGTAAACATTCGTCGTACAACCCTACGATTTTATCCGTATTATCCATTTCAGATGTCATCACTGCAGCCATAAATTCCGCAGGGAAATGGGTTTTGAGCCAAAGGGTTTGGTAAGATACCAAGGCATAAGCCGCAGAGTGAGATTTATTAAAACCATAGCCAGCAAATTTTTCCACCAAGTCGAAAATCTTCATAGATAGCTCGCCATCAACACCGTTTTTCTCAGCCCCCTCTTTAAATACAGAACGCTGTTTTGCCATTTCTTCTGGTTTCTTTTTACCCATCGCACGGCGTAATAAGTCAGCCCCACCCAAGGTATAGCCAGCCAATACCTGTGCAATTTGCATCACTTGTTCTTGATACAAAATAATGCCGTAAGTCGGCTCAAGAATAGGTTTCAAACTTGCATGTTGATATTTTGCGTCAGGGTAAGATACTTCTTCTCGCCCGTGTTTACGGTCGATAAAGTTATCTACCATGCCCGATTGCAACGGGCCAGGACGGAACAATGCCACCAATGCAATAATATCTTCAAAACAGTCTGGCTGCAGACGTTTGATCAAATCTTTCATACCACGCGATTCCAGCTGGAATACTGCTGTGGTTTCGGCACGTTTAAGTAATTCAAAAGATTCAGGATCATCAAGTGGAATGGCGGCAATATCTACTCGAGGCTTGCCTTCACGCACCATACGAACATTAATCATATCCAATGCCCATTTTATGATGGTGAGAGTACGCAAGCCTAAGAAGTCGAATTTCACAAGCCCCGCATATTCCACATCATTTTTATCAAAGTGAGTAACTGGATGTAAGCCTTCATTATCACAATAGAGTGGTGAAAAATCAGTAATTAAGGTTGGCGAAATGACCACGCCACCTGCATGTTTACCTGCATTACGGGTCACGCCTTCCAGTTTACGTGCCATATCAATCAACGCTTGCACTTCTTCATCACTATCGTAAGCAGTCTGTAATTGCGGCTCGGCTTCAAATGCTTTGGCAAGGGTCATACCTGGATCTGGCGGAATCAATTTCGAAATACGATCAACGAAACCATACGGATGCCCCAGCACTCGCCCTACATCTCGAATAACCGCTTTCGCCGCCATTGTACCAAAGGTAATAATTTGTGATACCGCTCCACGACCATAGGTTTCAGTAACGTGTTCAATCACGCGATCGCGACCATCCATACAGAAATCCACGTCGAAATCGGGCATAGACACACGTTCTGGATTTAAGAAACGTTCAAAAAGCAAATCAAACTCTAGCGGATCTAAATCCGTAATTTTCAGGGCATAAGCCACTAATGAACCCGCACCAGAACCACGACCTGGACCTACTGGAATATCGTTATCCTTAGACCATTGAATAAATTCCATTACGATTAAGAAATAACCTGGGAACCCCATTTGGTTAATTACATCTAGCTCAACTTGCAAGCGTTCATCATATTTTGGTCGTTTTTCTAACCGCACTTTTTCATCAGGGAATAAAAAAGCTAAACGTTCTTCCAAGCCCCCTTTGGATTTTTGTACTAAGAAATCTTCTGTACTTAAATCGCCAGTTGGGAATTGAGGTAAGAAATATTGACCAAGACGCAAAGTGACACTACAACGTTGCGCAATTAATAAAGTATTTTCAAGAGCGGAAGGAATGTCAGCAAACAGCTTACACATTTCGTCTTCGCTGCGGAAATATTGCTGTGAGGTATAATATTTCGGACGTTTAGGATCGTCTAAAGTATAGCCATCGTGAATTGCTACGCGAATTTCGTGGGCTTCAAAATCCTCTGTATTCAAAAACATCACATCATTAGTTGCGACCAGTGGTAAATTACAACGTTCTGCTAATTTCAAAGCCGCTTGAATATAACGTTCTTCATTGGGGCGACCTGTACGACTTAATGCCAAATAAAAATGATCGGCAAAAAATTCTTGATAAAAAGCGACCGCACTTTCAATTTCGGCTACGTTTTCTTTCAACAATTTTTTACCCACATCGCCTTGCATTCCCCCTGATAAAATAATCACGCCCTCACGATGTTCAATTAACCAATCTTGATCAATATAAGGTAAATCGTTATAACCTCGTTGATAAGCCTTTGATAACAATAAAGTAATATTTTTATAGCCTTCATTATTTTTAGCCAGCAAAGTAAGATCAAAGTATTCATCGCCACATAATGGGCTTTTTACTTTTACATCAGCCCCGATAATAGGCTTCATACCCGAAGAAAGCATTTCGCCATAAAAACGTACCACACCACAAAAATTAGTAAAATCCGTTAATCCCATCGCGACCATTTCATTAGCTGCACAGGCTTTCACTAAAGGTTTCACTTTGACAATACTGTCAATCATCGAAAAATCTGTGTGCGTGCGAAGATGGACGAAACGAGGTTGGGATGACATTGAAAATCCTTAAAGTGCGGTTAAATTTTGCCGTAAATATTGGGGCGATATTATAGCGAATTTTTCAAACAAATTCCTACGATACAAATAGCGTTTCCAAATTAGCTCGGATAACCGATTGCGTGAATAAAAAATGTTAAGTAGATCAAAAAATTGATAATTAGCCGTTTTCATTTTGTTAGATTTCCGCTAGTCTAAGGGCGATTTTTTTATTTATTTCAACGAATAAGGGTAACGCTATGACAACACTTTTTGAGGTTGCACAACATTGGTTAAACCAAGATCCTGACGCAGAAACTCGTGCAGAATTAATCGCACTTTTAGATGCAGCAAAAGGCGGAGATAAAGCGGCAGAAGCAGAATTA
The Haemophilus influenzae DNA segment above includes these coding regions:
- the dnaE gene encoding DNA polymerase III subunit alpha, encoding MSSQPRFVHLRTHTDFSMIDSIVKVKPLVKACAANEMVAMGLTDFTNFCGVVRFYGEMLSSGMKPIIGADVKVKSPLCGDEYFDLTLLAKNNEGYKNITLLLSKAYQRGYNDLPYIDQDWLIEHREGVIILSGGMQGDVGKKLLKENVAEIESAVAFYQEFFADHFYLALSRTGRPNEERYIQAALKLAERCNLPLVATNDVMFLNTEDFEAHEIRVAIHDGYTLDDPKRPKYYTSQQYFRSEDEMCKLFADIPSALENTLLIAQRCSVTLRLGQYFLPQFPTGDLSTEDFLVQKSKGGLEERLAFLFPDEKVRLEKRPKYDERLQVELDVINQMGFPGYFLIVMEFIQWSKDNDIPVGPGRGSGAGSLVAYALKITDLDPLEFDLLFERFLNPERVSMPDFDVDFCMDGRDRVIEHVTETYGRGAVSQIITFGTMAAKAVIRDVGRVLGHPYGFVDRISKLIPPDPGMTLAKAFEAEPQLQTAYDSDEEVQALIDMARKLEGVTRNAGKHAGGVVISPTLITDFSPLYCDNEGLHPVTHFDKNDVEYAGLVKFDFLGLRTLTIIKWALDMINVRMVREGKPRVDIAAIPLDDPESFELLKRAETTAVFQLESRGMKDLIKRLQPDCFEDIIALVALFRPGPLQSGMVDNFIDRKHGREEVSYPDAKYQHASLKPILEPTYGIILYQEQVMQIAQVLAGYTLGGADLLRRAMGKKKPEEMAKQRSVFKEGAEKNGVDGELSMKIFDLVEKFAGYGFNKSHSAAYALVSYQTLWLKTHFPAEFMAAVMTSEMDNTDKIVGLYDECLRMGLKVTPPDINIGKHHFSVNEQGEIVYGIGAIKGVGEGPIEALVTARNEGGIFKDLFDLCARVDLKKINRRTFESLIMSGAFDKLGPHRAALSKNLEDALRTSDQHAKDEAMGQTDMFGVLTETHEEVENAYANTPPYTEKQILDGERETLGLYLSSHPVSRYLKELSHYTSTRLKDLAPNRRGQISTVAGLLVSSRIAITKKGNRLGIATLDDRSGRLDLTLFGESLEQFGEKLQKDTVVVASGQVSFDDFSGGLKMAVRELMTLDEARSRYVKSLAISLSEHQITPSFIKQLKALLEPVSGGTLPINVYYQSPKGRALLRLGVQWSIIPTDEILTELVNLLGESAVELEFE
- the ilvA gene encoding threonine ammonia-lyase, biosynthetic, producing MKNLLTNSQPSQSDYINAIVKLGSRVYEAAQVTPLQKMGKLSERLHNNIWVKREDRQPVNSFKLRGAYAMISSLSAEQKAAGVIAASAGNHAQGVALSAKQLGLKALIVMPQNTPSIKVDAVRGFGGEVLLHGVNFDEAKAKAIELSKEKNMTFIPPFDHPLVIAGQGTLAMEMLQQVADLDYVFVQVGGGGLAAGVAILLKQFMPEIKIIGVESKDSACLKAALDKGEPTDLTHVGLFADGVAVKRIGDETFRLCQQYLDDMVLVDSDEVCAAMKDLFENVRAVAEPSGALGLAGLKKYAKQNHIEGKNMAAILSGANLNFHTLRYVSERCEIGENREALLAVSMPEQPGSFLKFAYVLGNRAVTEFSYRCADDKRACVFVGVRTTNEQEKADIIADLTKNGFDVEDMSDDDIAKTHVRYLMGGRAANDNERLYTFEFPEQKGALLKFLETLQNRWNISLFHYRAHGADYGNILAGFQIEEHEQAEFEQTLAQLNYVFEDVTESKSYRYFLR